Proteins encoded within one genomic window of Mesobacillus subterraneus:
- a CDS encoding rod shape-determining protein — MFARDIGIDLGTANVLIHVKGRGIVLNEPSVVAIDKNTNKVLAVGEEARKMVGRTPGNIVAIRPLKDGVIADFDVTESMLKHFINKLNVKGFLSKPRILICCPTNITSVEQKAIREAAEKSGGKKIYLEEEPKVAAIGAGMDIFQPSGNMVVDIGGGTTDVAVLSMGDIVTSQSIKMAGDKFDAEILSYIKREYKLLIGERTAENIKIQIGTVFPGSRSEEMEIRGRDMVSGLPRTITVRSEEIEKALRESVAVIVQAAKTVLEKTPPELSADIIDRGVILTGGGALLHGIDQLMQEELKVPVLIADNPMDCVAIGTGIMLDNIDRIAGRRGII; from the coding sequence ATGTTTGCAAGGGATATCGGGATTGACCTTGGTACAGCCAATGTGTTGATCCATGTAAAAGGTCGAGGAATTGTCTTGAATGAACCGTCTGTTGTGGCGATTGATAAGAACACGAACAAGGTTTTGGCTGTTGGGGAAGAGGCGCGTAAAATGGTTGGGCGTACACCTGGCAATATCGTAGCGATTCGCCCGTTGAAGGATGGAGTAATCGCAGATTTCGATGTGACGGAATCAATGCTTAAGCATTTCATCAATAAACTGAATGTAAAAGGGTTCTTGTCGAAGCCGCGCATCCTGATTTGCTGTCCGACGAACATTACGAGCGTTGAGCAAAAGGCAATCAGGGAAGCTGCTGAAAAGAGCGGCGGCAAGAAGATTTATCTTGAAGAAGAGCCAAAAGTAGCGGCAATCGGCGCTGGTATGGATATTTTCCAGCCTAGCGGCAACATGGTTGTTGACATTGGCGGTGGAACGACGGATGTTGCGGTTCTTTCAATGGGGGATATCGTTACATCTCAGTCGATTAAAATGGCTGGCGACAAGTTTGATGCAGAAATTTTAAGTTATATTAAACGTGAATATAAGCTTTTGATCGGTGAGAGAACAGCTGAAAATATCAAGATCCAAATTGGAACTGTCTTCCCAGGCAGCCGCAGTGAGGAAATGGAAATTCGCGGCCGTGACATGGTATCCGGACTTCCACGCACGATTACTGTGCGTTCTGAGGAGATTGAAAAAGCATTGAGAGAATCAGTTGCTGTCATCGTTCAGGCTGCAAAAACAGTGCTGGAGAAGACTCCTCCTGAACTATCCGCAGACATCATTGACCGCGGCGTTATCTTGACTGGCGGCGGAGCATTGCTTCATGGTATCGACCAGCTGATGCAGGAAGAATTGAAAGTACCAGTCTTGATTGCCGATAACCCAATGGATTGTGTTGCGATTGGAACAGGTATTATGCTTGATAATATTGACCGCATCGCAGGTCGTCGCGGAATCATCTAA